A portion of the Drosophila sechellia strain sech25 chromosome 2R, ASM438219v1, whole genome shotgun sequence genome contains these proteins:
- the LOC6609168 gene encoding titin homolog isoform X2, whose protein sequence is MEDIEYLDEYKDLVLPGIKSSAPPASAGVPRQRRISSDSSSSSSIDADIFQKLFHGKYLDDELLKEGSGSKSQDRRRRPPSSSSSDESNDALEALFCGKSSQSKLSKRRERYESFDSVDDLGEALMRPSHRLTVPKPSTSQAGSKKSQDAIPHRSISNSSSGNIAMSSGHTFASPKNKKTNSVTNKTAVSANGDKGTSSKNKTVTIVKPQKTDLRPSRLEPKTDPLTLGDLYGDSDSDSSYEYESDFYGDQDSDEEDEPVIDISTDTSRTTSVADTVTPVVSDDEGQEPQSELNQRPENDKESFLSSTYERLQSYLSNLSSAEAPPIYKKQNSARKSRSNEKKPSSFQQVKHANEQTAASDKEANKKERDLEPPEASSSAKSSASKASGSRKLYEIENNATLEAVERMSLDVAEQILKIDVERSYEFEKRSGSKSRSLSRSKILADSSISQMDHVRKLTYSSERLDQPEPLSTQLRRSKSESLPKRGRPRGQKQRKNRAATTEEKSPNVRDGEGEPVKRKRGRPRKIIPKEEPTTAETENPIEGLNTNVPLSIDTSKGNPETERVNLEVPTKQDEPISELDNAKELTGSTNLSQDDIKMPSSHQETDQKCAPDRVALDKSESAPKVEQEPDSKADTPTETFDTPLDESKVSESAKNHIKSEDKGLSSDKEKTQKESRNGNSKETNHNENSVIVTNEVVLPVDMAESKAVSGNILEESDSQLAEDFKLAEEILAAEVGKGVEANEVPVTSVQGEQNPVIEIVKELEQETISEVVPAQNENQSSVEDQTLADEENPVENQSPVKEPSSSKDEPPAEEHSPGPDQDPVVKQETPVAKNKQHDKEHNEASQAESLSGSDDPSSSGTLSKKRNHSSPANTPKKSKEIEALQSSVPRRALRSDKATPQNQRESRSKRTLKTELTLLMDDTMRRSSPRLGRSPAESHSSQERSPMEKKVTVSKLAKDLITIEKEKVIELKSLPDASETKDVKITKTTTASGTSILTDENPSSSKTEQKKLKGKALKAKKMSRTSETEVKKAISDSNEDIPSSSSIKCVDEHLTSSESEPKDEKEEILCPKPPIDCTNTDLEQSTAIETDTEQVEEKRSNRRKSRRIRNEKFKTETDTLSDHSDVKKAEKVPLETQQSDPVTAKKERNSGRLSRKEKSVINADKSEKDESPSSKSQSTERTQLLNENPSKKDKKTEQSDNTNEAGPIGKTETSNSRNTIDKKSKSSDSANHKESESIKLSSKSSPEKIMQDQDKKLYALNDGGDSDPTIRDTGEDSRKTDKEHEENNTKHEEEGGEPISKDSSQDSAKPRLSKTKSRNKGKKNEKKTNDSIAVSDIEGALDVNTETVQTTCSTSSESGKKDMVKSDETNEEANLSETKIDQENKLDAVIEGGDLDPNIRDTGENRRQINKKRKKDDTKNYEETILNTDETKYSSEKDAENISKHFSQDSAKLKPSKAKSRNKRKKSEKKPSDSIAESDIEGALDVNAETVQATCSTSSQSYKKDMVKFGEKSEEPNLSETEIGRIRKRRQAVTIDNTKDDFQITPQNENQSIAGFNSEEQVPRPESVDSSDTPIMKIPTKTYLMCTKNKTSLLTASEDPDTVLKQQKLITTTRGDSNTVSDVLNTEALELDNANNLETSSSQDPKEQGFSDQTLTDNSDIILSCTKKSQIVVPTTPTKSSDQTNSFITPNRSPKSKRNVSKETKKSDNSFEESQKAASESSASKEQNELRTPTASCRKVRVLIKRTPTSNLPTNSRKSIFKKTSAKSKRLSKILEIMEKRPSSEQCDNKPLVSSDEINPDSDPVAGESLPVAILHDSDRDLETNEIQNEEIFEDTEVGSAEETDNKSKKKEDDHELEVNDISAASENRITDDSTKDASLNKATDSDVLQETKDELSNSLINATQDEDTPIKELPEEEVPNDKTAKDESEKQEILKDLESDNAPLEEASAPTAKAAEKVDLYIKDKSNVKSVVAEPETDVTDDEFLVQSPIPNSSETTSVTDDPEPSTSSVVKRSLRKREADSSQPDEAAKRKQRQDVEKSLTGKKKPARRRQLAEVEERASHKRSKTELEAKSTVQGKFISIIGNETIMSSTTAPIRDTKSEAASTSPSARKPAVQESKHVETTKHIILGPPGKKLLHLDSPAAEVKKPMVQTLLSSTLSLQKPSTVDDGSPLKIRKSVKKSIADENIDGDQSILSSSSVLNKNTSAVAPRKVNISVSLLQSKDTQVGTTASSSKTPILTKKEKLKTQKSTKKSEDNTKTESKKKSLVQGPQMKTQKSEEGLSGPKILSKSLKSETEFSKKMVSAVTGRKQIGQLKVSKKPESRKSEGSLLESNPRKKESQVQRISKMDSRKSEGTPLTQPEVSKSETALKAALPKEAEFSVLDAEIEKMSKGRVHQNAVKNTKTEQPKSKTKTEVRSLEAEAAIDPMDSMNFQSDVSDIRATFSEPQGIFNMPGHMPLAISSNRSLAPTPTPDRQRNASKERFRPVSDQKKPIRESQTLSKRRARGGRNQPLVSKRKAGEAEESEDGTAVTNPKRPREMHEEDHPQQNDHVQEPAFAAFPVKITAASSVTHQVVHSTGNIVPQIVNPRKLCVKINRRPYNKWLRSTQERNIEQEGSRNVTSLPLLGEETDSAGESTAESMLQSQVESEPVIQPLPASDPDSFPAQASDVQLTIHRHHPL, encoded by the exons ATGGAGGACATTGAATATTTAGACGAGTACAAGGACTTGGTGCTGCCAG GGATTAAGTCGAGTGCTCCGCCAGCATCTGCCGGCGTTCCGCGGCAGCGTCGCATTTCATCAGACTCGAGCAGCTCGTCGTCGATTGATGCGGACATTTTCCAGAAGCTCTTCCATGGCAAGTACCTCGACGACGAACTGCTTAAGGAGGGCTCTGGCTCCAAGTCGCAGGACAGACGTCGACGCCCCCCATCTTCATCCTCCAGCGACGAGTCCAACGATGCCTTGGAAGCCCTCTTCTGCGGAAAGAGCAGCCAGTCGAAGCTAAGCAAGAGGCGCGAACGGTACGAGTCGTTCGATTCGGTGGACGACCTAG GCGAAGCCCTAATGCGTCCATCACACAGGCTGACCGTACCGAAGCCCAGTACCTCTCAGGCAGGTTCCAAAAAGTCACAAGATGCCATCCCACACAGAAGCATCAGCAatagcagcagcggcaacattgCCATGTCATCTGGGCATACTTTTGCAAGTCctaaaaacaagaaaaccaATTCTGTGACCAACAAGACAGCAGTATCTGCCAATGGTGATAAAGGGACTTCCAGCAAAAACAAGACGGTGACCATTGTAAAGCCCCAAAAAACAGATCTAAGGCCTTCGCGGCTTGAACCCAAAACAGATCCGTTAA CTTTGGGTGATTTATACGGGGACTCAGACAGCGATTCGTCCTATGAGTATGAATCGGACTTTTACGGCGATCAAGACTCCGATGAAGAGGATGAGCCGGTGATCGACATTTCAACGGACACAAGCAGGACCACATCGGTGGCGG ACACTGTGACACCTGTTGTTTCCGACGACGAGGGCCAGGAGCCGCAGAGTGAGCTGAATCAGCGTCCTGAGAATGATAAGGAGTCTTTTTTGAGCAGCACCTACGAACGCCTGCAGTCGTATTTGAGTAATCTCAGTTCCGCCGAGGCGCCGCCAATCTATAAGAAACAGAATAGTGCGAGAAAATCCCGCTCCAACGAAAAGAAACCCTCTTCTTTCCAACAGGTTAAGCATGCTAATGAGCAAACAGCGG CCAGTGACAAAGAGGCTAATAAAAAGGAGCGGGATTTGGAGCCACCGGAGGCGAGCAGCAGTGCGAAATCCTCGGCCAGCAAGGCCAGCGGTAGTCGCAAGCTGTATGAAATAGAAAACAATGCCACACTTGAGGCTGTGGAGCGCATGAGTCTCGACGTGGCCGAGCAAATCTTGAAGATCGATGTGGAGCGATCTTACGAGTTCGAAAAGCGGTCTGGCTCAAAGTCGCGTAGCTTATCCAGATCTAAGATTCTAGCAGATTCTAGCATCTCGCAAATGGATCACGTGCGAAAACTAACCTACTCGAGCGAAAGACTTGATCAACCGGAACCTTTGAGCACCCAGTTGCGTCGGTCGAAGAGCGAGTCCTTACCAAAGCGAGGACGCCCTCGTGGCCAAAAGCAGCGTAAGAACCGTGCAGCAACCACGGAGGAAAAAAGTCCTAATGTCCGGGATGGGGAAGGAGAGCCAGTCAAAAGAAAACGCGGAAGGCCTCGCAAAATTATTCCAAAGGAGGAACCTACTACAGCAGAGACTGAAAATCCAATTGAAGGCTTGAACACAAATGTCCCTCTCTCAATAGACACGAGCAAAGGAAACCCGGAAACGGAGAGGGTTAATTTGGAAGTGCCAACAAAACAAGATGAACCAATTAGCGAGTTGGACAATGCCAAAGAGCTCACGGGATCTACCAATTTATCCCAGGATGATATTAAAATGCCGTCAAGTCACCAAGAAACGGATCAGAAATGTGCTCCGGACAGGGTTGCGCTGGATAAATCTGAGTCCGCGCCAAAGGTCGAACAAGAACCGGATAGTAAAGCGGATACACCTACTGAAACATTTGATACTCCACTTGACGAAAGCAAAGTATCCGAAAGTGCAAAAAATCATATTAAATCGGAAGATAAAGGTTTATCTTCGGATAAGGAGAAAACTCAGAAGGAATCTCGCAATGGCAATTCGAAGGAGACAAATCATAATGAAAACTCGGTTATAGTTACTAATGAAGTTGTATTACCAGTTGACATGGCTGAATCCAAGGCAGTATCCGGAAATATTCTTGAAGAAAGCGATTCCCAACTTGCTGAGGATTTTAAATTGGCTGAAGAGATCTTAGCCGCTGAGGTTGGTAAGGGAGTTGAAGCCAACGAGGTACCAGTGACATCTGTGCAAGGAGAACAAAATCCAGTCATTGAAATTGTTAAAGAGTTAGAGCAAGAAACCATTTCGGAAGTCGTGCCCGCTCAGAATGAAAACCAATCTTCAGTTGAAGACCAAACTTTAGCTGATGAAGAAAATCCAGTGGAAAACCAATCTCCAGTTAAGGAACCATCCTCTAGTAAGGATGAACCACCTGCAGAAGAACACTCCCCAGGTCCTGACCAAGATCCAGTTGTAAAACAGGAAACACCTGTAGCGAAAAATAAACAGCATGACAAAGAACACAATGAAGCTTCCCAAGCCGAATCTTTGTCTGGTTCTGATGATCCATCAAGCTCAGGCACTCTATCCAAGAAACGAAATCATTCCTCCCCAGCTAATACCCCCAAGAAATCGAAAGAAATTGAAGCTTTGCAAAGTTCGGTGCCCCGAAGAGCTCTTAGGTCTGATAAAGCAACTCCTCAAAACCAAAGGGAAAGTCGGTCAAAGCGGACACTGAAAACAGAGCTCACACTACTTATGGATGATACAATGAGACGAAGCAGTCCAAGACTAGGAAGGTCGCCAGCGGAAAGTCATTCCTCACAAGAACGCTCTCCGATGGAAAAGAAAGTGACAGTCTCCAAGTTGGCCAAAGATTTAATAACAAtagaaaaggaaaaagtgATAGAGCTAAAGTCGTTACCTGATGCGTCTGAAACAAAGGATGTAAAGATAACCAAAACCACTACAGCATCAGGTACTTCCATACTGACTGATGAAAATCCTAGCTCCAGTAAGACTGAACAGAAGAAGTTGAAGGGTAAAGCGTTGAAAGCAAAAAAGATGAGTAGGACCAGTGAGACAGAAGTTAAGAAGGCAATATCAGATTCCAATGAAGATAtaccttcttcttcttccatAAAGTGTGTTGATGAACATTTAACTTCCAGCGAATCGGAGCCGAAAGACGAAAAGGAGGAGATCTTATGTCCAAAACCGCCAATAGATTGTACTAACACGGATTTGGAACAATCTACGGCTATTGAAACTGATACGGAACAAGTTGAGGAAAAACGATCAAATCGCAGAAAATCACGTAGGATTCGAAATGAAAAGTTCAAAACTGAAACGGACACACTTTCCGATCATTCGGATGTAAAGAAAGCTGAGAAAGTGCCATTAGAGACTCAGCAAAGTGATCCTGTCACTGCTAAGAAAGAGCGAAACTCCGGCAGATTAAGTCGTAAGGAAAAGTCTGTTATTAATGCGGACAAATCCGAAAAGGACGAAAGCCCGTCCTCCAAATCTCAGTCCACTGAAAGAACACAACTTTTAAATGAAAACCCCTCTAAAAAGGATAAAAAAACAGAGCAATCTGATAACACAAACGAAGCGGGTCCAATTGGCAAGACGGAAACGTCAAATAGCAGAAATACAATCGataaaaaaagtaaaagttcTGACAGCGCAAATCATAAGGAGTCAGAGTCTATAAAATTATCATCAAAATCCAGTCCCGAAAAAATCATGCAAGATCAGGATAAGAAATTGTATGCATTAAACGATGGCGGAGACTCGGATCCAACTATAAGAGATACCGGCGAGGACAGTAGAAAGACTGATAAGGAACACGAAGAGAATAATACCAAACATGAGGAAGAGGGCGGTGAGCCTATTTCAAAAGACTCTTCACAGGATTCAGCCAAACCCAGACTTTCGAAAACAAAGTCCAGAAACAAGGGTAAGAAAAACGAAAAGAAGACTAATGATAGTATTGCTGTATCTGATATAGAAGGTGCTTTGGACGTTAACACAGAAACCGTTCAAACTACATGTTCTACATCTTCAGAGTCAGGGAAAAAGGACATGGTTAAATCTGATGAAACAAACGAGGAAGCAAACTTATCTGAAACAAAAATAGATCAGGAGAATAAATTGGATGCAGTAATCGAAGGCGGAGACTTGGATCCAAATATAAGAGATACCGGGGAGAACCGTAGACAGATTAATAAGAAACGCAAAAAAGACGACACTAAAAATTATGAAGAGACAATTTTGAATACAGATGAAACAAAATATTCTTCAGAAAAGGACGCGGAGAATATTTCAAAACACTTTTCACAGGATTCAGCTAAACTAAAACCCTCAAAAGCGAAGTCCAGAAACAAGCGTaagaaaagcgaaaagaaaCCTAGTGATAGTATTgctgaatctgatatagaaGGTGCTTTGGACGTTAACGCAGAAACCGTTCAAGCTACATGTTCTACATCTTCACAGTCCTATAAAAAGGACATGGTTAAATTTGGTGAAAAAAGCGAGGAACCAAACTTATCTGAAACAGAAATAGGAAGAATAAGGAAACGTAGGCAGGCTGTTACCATTGATAATACCAAAGATGATTTTCAGATTACTCCGCAAAATGAAAACCAGAGCATTGCCGGTTTCAATTCTGAGGAACAGGTACCACGGCCAGAAAGTGTTGACTCCTCCGATACTCCGATTATGAAAATACCAACGAAAACTTACCTAATGtgtacaaaaaacaaaacatcgCTATTGACCGCCTCAGAAGATCCTGATACTGTCCTTAAACAACAGAAGTTGATCACCACAACAAGAGGCGACTCTAATACTGTGAGTGATGTATTGAACACAGAGGCGCTTGAACTAGATAATGCCAATAATTTGGAAACCAGTTCGTCGCAGGATCCCAAAGAACAAGGATTTTCTGATCAAACTTTGACAGATAATTCCGATATCATTCTTTCATGCACAAAAAAGTCGCAGATTGTTGTTCCTACTACTCCAACAAAAAGCAGCGATCAAACCAACAGCTTTATAACGCCCAATAGATCACCGAAATCTAAACGAAATGTTTCCAAAGAGACTAAAAAATCAGATAATAGCTTTGAGGAAAGTCAGAAAGCAGCTTCGGAATCCTCGGCTTCTAAAGAACAAAATGAACTCAGGACTCCTACAGCATCCTGTCGAAAGGTGCGGGTGTTAATAAAAAGAACTCCCACCTCCAATTTGCCTACAAATTCAAGGAAGTCTATATTTAAGAAAACTTCCGCAAAGTCGAAGCGATTGTCTAAAATTCTCGAGATCATGGAAAAAAGGCCATCTAGTGAGCAATGTGATAATAAGCCGCTAGTTTCTTCAGATGAAATTAATCCTGACTCTGATCCTGTTGCTGGAGAatcgttacccgttgcaattCTTCATGATTCTGATAGGGATCTTGAAACAAACGAAATCCAAAATGAAGAAATTTTTGAGGATACGGAAGTGGGGTCTGCTGAAGAAACAGATAATAAATCGAAAAAGAAAGAGGACGATCACGAATTGGAAGTAAATGACATTTCCGCAGCGAGTGAAAATCGTATCACAGACGATTCAACTAAGGACGCCTCATTAAACAAAGCAACAGATAGTGATGTTTTGCAGGAAACAAAGGACGAATTATCTAACTCGTTAATTAATGCGACTCAAGATGAGGATACCCCAATAAAGGAGTTGCCCGAAGAGGAAGTTCCTAATGATAAAACCGCCAAAGATGAATCTGAAAAACAGGAAATCTTAAAAGATCTAGAATCGGATAATGCGCCGTTAGAAGAGGCTTCTGCTCCAACAGCGAAAGCCGCCGAGAAGGTGGACCTTTACATAAAGGATAAGTCTAATGTTAAATCGGTTGTTGCCGAACCAGAAACTGATGTAACAGATGACGAGTTCCTCGTCCAAAGCCCAATTCCGAACTCATCGGAAACAACAAGTGTCACGGATGATCCCGAACCCAGCACATCCAGCGTGGTGAAGCGCAGCTTGCGCAAGCGGGAAGCGGATTCTTCACAGCCAGATG aaGCTGCTAAACGAAAGCAACGCCAAGATGTGGAAAAGTCGTTAACTGGCAAAAAGAAACCAG CTCGACGCCGACAACTCGCTGAGGTAGAAGAACGAGCATCCCATAAACGCTCAAAGACGGAGTTAGAAGCCAAGTCTACTGTCCAGGGCAAATTTATCTCTATTATTGGCAATGAGACTATCATGTCATCCACAACAGCGCCTATTAGGGATACCAAAAGCGAGGCGGCCAGCACATCTCCATCTGCACGGAAACCGGCGGTACAGGAATCCAAGCACGTCGAAACCACTAAGCATATCATCCTAGGACCACCAGGCAAAAAGCTTCTTCATTTGGATAGTCCAGCCGCGGAAGTCAAGAAGCCCATGGTGCAAACTTTGCTGAGTTCCACTCTAAGTCTTCAAAAACCTTCGACAGTAGACGATGGTAGTCCATTGAAAATAAGGAAATCCGTGAAAAAGTCGATTGCCGATGAAAACATTGACGGGGATCAGTCGATCTTGAGCAGTTCCTCTGTGCTTAATAAAAATACGTCTGCTGTTGCTCCAAGAAAGGTAAATATATCCGTTTCCCTGTTGCAATCGAAGGACACTCAAGTGGGAACAACTGCATCGTCATCCAAAACACCAATATtgacaaaaaaggaaaaacttaAAACACAGAAATCGACCAAGAAATCGGAGGACAATACGAAAACGGAGAGCAAGAAAAAATCTTTAGTACAAGGCCCTCAAATGAAAACCCAAAAATCCGAGGAGGGTCTATCGGGGCCGAAAATTCTAAGTAAATCCCTAAAATCGGAAACCGAATTCTCAAAGAAAATGGTTTCCGCAGTAACAGGCCGGAAACAAATTGGGCAACTGAAGGTTTCGAAGAAACCGGAAAGCAGAAAATCGGAGGGGTCTTTACTGGAATCAAATCCTCGGAAAAAGGAATCCCAAGTCCAACGGATAAGTAAAATGGATAGTAGAAAATCTGAAGGAACACCTTTAACTCAACCAGAAGTCTCGAAGTCTGAAACTGCTTTGAAAGCAGCATTGCCCAAGGAAGCTGAGTTCTCAGTGCTAGACGCAGAAATCGAGAAAATGTCCAAAGGTCGCGTACACCAAAATGCGGTCAAAAACACCAAAACGGAACAACCCAAATCGAAGACCAAGACTGAGGTCCGTTCCCTGGAAGCTGAGGCTGCTATTGATCCAATGGACTCGATGAACTTTCAATCGGATGTATCTGATATCCGCGCAACATTTTCCGAACCCCAAGGAATCTTCAATATGCCAGGTCACATGCCCCTAGctatcagcagcaacagatcACTGGCACCTACACCAACTCCTGACAGGCAACGAAATGCTTCTAAGGAGCGATTTAGGCCTGTTTCGGACCAAAAAAAACCAATCAGGGAATCACAGACTTTATCGAAGCGTCGTGCAAGAGGTGGAAGGAACCAGCCACTTGTTTCAAAAAGGAAAGCGGGTGAAGCGGAAGAATCGGAAGACGGTACAGCGGTGACCAATCCCAAGAGACCCAGAGAGATGCATGAAGAGGACCACCCACAACAGAATGATCATGTCCAAGAACCTGCATTTGCTGCGTTCCCAGTGAAAATAACAGCTGCTTCTTCTGTTACTCACCAAGTAGTGCATTCTACGGGTAATATAGTTCCTCAAATTGTTAATCCCCGCAAACTTTGCGTGAAAATAAATCGGAGGCCCTATAATAAGTGGCTTCGGAGCACCCAGGAGAGGAATATAGAACAAGAAGGATCTCGTAATGTAACGTCATTACCACTGCTTGGTGAAGAAACGGATTCAGCGGGAGAGTCAACGGCAGAATCAATGCTGCAATCCCAAGTAGAGTCGGAGCCTGTTATTCAGCCACTGCCTGCATCCGATCCCGATTCTTTTCCAGCGCAGGCCTCAGATGTTCAA TTAACGATTCATCGACATCACCCGCTTTAG